The sequence TTATGCAAATATTTCTGGTACGGTTGATGTAGTATCTAATGCTCATGGGGGTAAGGTTCATAAAGGTGATGTTTTACTTATTATTGACCAAGATTTAGCTGCGTCAACTAAGTCACAAGCAGAAGTCTCTTTAAGAACGGCTATGACTGCTTATAGCCGTGATAAGGCATTATTTGCCAAGAAATATATTAGTAGTGATGTGCTAGAAAAATCAAATAGTGCTTTAGAAGCAGCTAAGCTTGCCTTTTCCAAAGCAATGAATAGTTACAACAATATGGTTATCGTAGCACCATTTGATGGAAATATTGGTATAATAAAACTAATAATAGGGGATAAGGTAGAACAAGGAAATTATCTTTTTAGCATTATTGCTCAAAATTCTACCACTAAAAGTATTCTAATGGAGTTACCTGAAGGGCTTTATAATCAGGTATCACGAACCACTAATTTAGTGGTAACCGATAATAATGGCGATAAGATTAATGGAAAAATTGCTGAAATATCACAATATGTTTCAGATAATGGTACTATAAGTGCTAAAGTGGTTGTTGATTCTAATAGTAATATTGTACATAGAAGCTATGTACATATAGACTTAATTATTAACAAACATAGAAATTTAGCAGTACCTAGTCAATCAGTTCAGAGTAATAGTAAAGGTGAATATTTTGTATATAAACTTAATGATAACAAAGTGCAACAACTTTATGTTAAGCTAGGTACTAGTCTAAATAGTCTAACAGAGATTATTTCAGATGGAATCAAAGAGGGGGATATGGTAATAGTGGAAGGAATTACTAAGATTAATGACGGTAGCATAGTAAAATTATTATAGCTAACCCGGTATCGTCATTGCGGCCGACGAAGTAATCCATTTTTAGCTGCTTTTATGGATTGCTTCGTCGACCTACGGTCTTCCTCGCAATGACAGTGGAGATGCATAAATGTCATTGCGAGACCCCACGTGAGTGGTCGTGGCAATCCACTTCTGATTACTTTCTAGATTGCTTCGTCGCTACTAAAGTAGCTCCTCGCAATGACATTTAGGAACTTATGTAGCTGTAGATTTAAAAAAAGGAGAAAATATGGAATATATATTATTAGTTTGTAGTATCGTGGCGATTCTTGTTATTATGCAGATGGTTAAGGTTGTACCACAACAGCAAGCATGGATTGTTGAAAAATTTGGAAAATTTGATAGGGTTTTGCAGCCTGGCTTGAATATTTTGATACCAGTGATTCAGAGAGTAGCCTATAAACACACTCTGAAGGAAGAAGCGATTGATGTGACTGCTCAAACAGCCATTTCCAATGATAATGTTACGTTATTAATAGATGGTGTTTTATATGTAAAAATTGTCGATCCAGTTGCCGCATCTTATGGGGTTAATAGTCCATATTATGCCATCACCCAGCTTGCGCAAACTACCATGCGTTCAGAAATAGGTAAGTTACCATTAGATAGAACTTTTGAAGAACGAGAAACCTTAAACATCGCTATTGTCTCTGCTATTAACCAAGCTGCAGTGAATTGGGGGATACAATGTATGCGTTATGAAATTAAAGATATTCAACCACCACAAACAATACTTAAAGCGATGGAATTACAAGTTGCAGCAGAACGTCAGAAACGAGCTCAAATTTTGGAGTCAGAAGGTAATAGACAAGCAAAAATAAACCATGCTGAGGGTGAAAAAGCTCAAGTTGTATTAAATTCTGAAGCTTCCTATATTGACCAAGTAAATAGGGCTAAGGGTGAGGCTGAAGCAATAGGATTAGTTGCTATGGCTACTGCTAAAAGTATTGAGCTTATAGCTGCCTCTATTCAAAAATCCGGAGGCAATGATGCAGTATCTTTAAAAATAGCTGAACAATATATATCTGCTTTTGGCGAGTTAGCCAAAGATAGTAATACAGTAATTCTACCGGCAAATCTTTCTGAACCAGGAAGTTTTATAACTCAAGCTCTAAGTATTTTTGATCAGCTGAAATCAGTGAGTGATAAAAAATTGCCTAAGGAATCATCTATGAAGAAAAAACTTAGTGCTGGTGAATAAGCTGGTATACTCTACTTAACATGTACAAATCTAATGATTCAAAATAAGTATATTGTTAGACTGGCATTCTTTGGGTTGTTTATAAATATCATTGTTAACATGATTTACTATCGTTACTTCATTATTGAAGAAATGATTTTAAAGCAGGTTGGAGAAGCAAATATTAAAATAGCTAATGTTTATACAAAAAATGTCTGGGATAAAAATGAAATTGCTGTAAATAAATTACATGAATTTGGTTATATAAATTTATTACAAGATGCAGATTTTATTAGGTTTGCAATTATTTCTGTTGATATTTTTGTTAATCTTAATGCCTATATTTCTTTATATGATCTACAAGGTAATAAAATTATAACTAGTTCTCCAATTCAAATAA comes from Candidatus Tisiphia endosymbiont of Nemotelus nigrinus and encodes:
- a CDS encoding efflux RND transporter periplasmic adaptor subunit, with the translated sequence MLNKLIIFFSICIISCCTIAEEQEGIPVKASKVQMTDLYNIFSVVGQCKNDMSRDYYANISGTVDVVSNAHGGKVHKGDVLLIIDQDLAASTKSQAEVSLRTAMTAYSRDKALFAKKYISSDVLEKSNSALEAAKLAFSKAMNSYNNMVIVAPFDGNIGIIKLIIGDKVEQGNYLFSIIAQNSTTKSILMELPEGLYNQVSRTTNLVVTDNNGDKINGKIAEISQYVSDNGTISAKVVVDSNSNIVHRSYVHIDLIINKHRNLAVPSQSVQSNSKGEYFVYKLNDNKVQQLYVKLGTSLNSLTEIISDGIKEGDMVIVEGITKINDGSIVKLL
- a CDS encoding SPFH domain-containing protein; the encoded protein is MEYILLVCSIVAILVIMQMVKVVPQQQAWIVEKFGKFDRVLQPGLNILIPVIQRVAYKHTLKEEAIDVTAQTAISNDNVTLLIDGVLYVKIVDPVAASYGVNSPYYAITQLAQTTMRSEIGKLPLDRTFEERETLNIAIVSAINQAAVNWGIQCMRYEIKDIQPPQTILKAMELQVAAERQKRAQILESEGNRQAKINHAEGEKAQVVLNSEASYIDQVNRAKGEAEAIGLVAMATAKSIELIAASIQKSGGNDAVSLKIAEQYISAFGELAKDSNTVILPANLSEPGSFITQALSIFDQLKSVSDKKLPKESSMKKKLSAGE